The genomic segment AAGCAACTGGACCTCGCTGACTGTGTATGAAGACAGTCTGCTTGCGAACACGGTCTTTGACTGCACGCATTGCCATCAACCGGAAGGGCCGAATTCCAAAAAGATCCTGCGTCTTCAGGAAAACGAGCAGCCGTGGTCGCATTTTTTCCGCGATGATACCAAAGGCCAGGAGCTTATCCAGATCTTCAAAGATTTCCACGGACCGGATGAAGGCGTCGGCGGAATTCCCCCGCAGCTGGTCGCATCCTCGGATCCTGAAAAACTCGTGTGGCTCCTGAAAGCCAATGGCTTTGGTGAGCAGCCCAATAGTTTTTCCGCGGGCGCGATCGAAGCGGAAGTGGCTGCGAAAAAGGGCCCCGGTCCGATCTGGAACGCCGGCTGGGAAAAATTCTTGAAGGGTGAGACGATTGCCTTCCCCTCGTTTGCGAATTCCATTCTGAATGACAGTAAATTACCGGATATCAAAGGCAAATGGCAGGCGGCCAGGAGCAAGGGGAGCTGGGATGAAGCCCCCGATCTGCGCGAGGCCCTGGATGATCGTCTGGCTCCGAGTTATGGAGCGAGGGCCCCATTGAATGCGACCGGCCCCGAGCTGGTGGCGCTTGCCTGTCAGCGCTGTCATAATGAGAAACTGGATAGCAATCTCGGCAAGTCCCTTTTCCGCGCCGATCAGAAGGCCAAGGATCGGAGTGCGTTCAATACTAAAAACGCCATAGACCGTCTGGAAATTCTGCGCAAGGATCCCTCCAATCCTTTGGCCATGCCTCCGCGACTTTTCATGGATCTGACGTCCGAAGAAATTGACCTGATCATCCTGGAGCTCAAAGCCGGACGTGAGCTTTAAAAGTCCATAACCCCTGGGTATTCTTTCTTGCACATTCCTGTTAAGGTGAAGGCCACGCATCGGGATACCGATGCGTCTCCGCATTTTTAACGTAAAAGGATGTTCACGATGCTGTTCCGTTCCTCATGGCCCGCAATTTTCACGGGGCTCCTGGCATTCTCCTGCACGTCGGTGCCCAAGGACAGCCGCAAGGCTGAAACCTCTTCCTATACCGGACTGGATCGCAAGGAATTCAATCGGCTCGCCGTGCGCCTGAATCTGCCTTTGCTTTGGGATAATGATGCCAATAACAATGGGGCCGTAGATCCCGCTGAAGTGCGGACGCTGCGCTTTTACCCGACTCAGCCGGCATGGACGGACGGCGGAAGTTTCACGCCCGCCTTTGTCAAAGCCTTTGCCGACATCAAGGCCCTGGCTGCGCGGGGACCCGCCTCAGATGAGCGTTTGCGCCTGATCGAAGAGGATCTGGACAAGGGTTTGCCGACTGTTATTGACAACGATTTGACGAAGCTCAATGCCAGTGAGAAAGCTTTCGCTGCCAGCATGCTGAAGCTTGCCGAAAAGATTGATGCCCTTTATGCGAGGCAGGCCGGGCTCGATGCCGTCCGGGGCCTCGTGCCCAAGGATGAAGCGAGCAGCCAGAGTCTATTCCGCCGTAACTGGGGACCGAGGTGCCGCTCGCCGCAGCTGGAAAATGAGCCCAAGTGCACAGCGATCCCCGGCATGACCGAAGTTCCTGTCGATATTTATCCCGCCGCTCTGCAAAAAAGCGCCGACTTCTGTCTGAACCTGGAAAAAGACCCGAAAAATGTGGACCTGATGAGTCCCTTCACAGTCGTTCGTGAAGAGAAGGGGCAGCTGACGGCCGTGCCTTACACCAAGGCCTATCAGGACCTCATGAGCGATATCGCGAAGGATCTGGAAGCCGCCGCAGGCCTTCTGGACGAGAATGAAGCCGCTTTGAAGAAATACGTGCTGGCGGCGGCCGGAAGTTTTCGCAGCAACGATTGGGTGCCGGCGGATGAAGCCTGGTCACGGATGTCGGCGACCAATTCACGCTTCTATCTTAGGGTCGGTCCGGATGAAACCTACTGGGAACCCTGTTCGCGCAAGGCCGGCTTTCATATGACCTTTGCCCTGATCAACAAGGATTCCCTGAAGTGGCAGGAGACGCTGACGCCCGGACTGCAGTCGATGGAAGAGGACATCGCCAAACTCATTGGAGCCCCTTATAAGGCCCGCAAGGTTTCCTTTCATCTGCCTGACTTCATCGATATCATCGTCAATGCCGGTGATGATCGCGACGCCTTCGGCTTGACCGTGGGCCAAAGTCTGCCGAACTGGGGACCGGTTGCCAATGAAGGCCGGGGCCGCACGGTCGCGATGAGCAATGTGTACTTGGATACGGACAGCAAACTGATGCTGCGGCAGCGGGCGGAGTCGCTCTTCGCGAAGGAGGACCTCGTGAACCTGACCGATGACAAGCAGGTCAGCATCATCAATACTATCCTGCATGAGATCAATCATAACCTTGGACCCTCGCATGAGTATGCGTATCGGGGCAAGCGCGATGGCGAACTCTTTGGCGGTCAGCTGGCGTCGATGCTGGAAGAACTGAAGGCGCAGACCAGCGGACTTTATTTCATTGATGCCCTGCATCAAAAAGGTTTTATCAACGATCAAACCGCTCGCGGACTTTATATGGACAGCGTGCTCTGGGCCTTCGGTCATATCTCGCAGGGGATGTGGACGGCGCGGAAGGAGCGCAAGGCTTACAGTCAGCTGGCGGCGATCCAGCTTGGGCTGCTTTTGAAAGAGAAAGCCGTGACCTTCAATCCTGATGGTGTGGCCGCCAATGGCAAGGATAAGGGCACCTTCCATATTGATTTTGCGAAGATGCATCCGACCCTTGTGAAGATGGCCCGGGACATCGGTCGAGTCAAGGCGAAGGGCGATAAGAAAAAAGCCGAGGAATGGACCCGCGACTACGTGGATGGCAATGCGAAGCTCCGGGATCTCATTACGGAACGCTACCTCCGTTATCCGAAACAAAGTTTTGTTTACGCCGTTGAAATCTGAGCTGTTGGAAGGAGTATGCCCATGGATCTACTGAACGCTATCATCGACACCACCAAGCAGATCGCCGGAGACGCCATTGCGCAAAAGGCCGGCGCCCACACCGAGCAAAGCGCGGACACGGTCTTTGAAGTCTTTCTTCACTGGTTCAATGCCATGGAAGAGGAGCATAAGGCGGAGTTCATCACCATCATCAAATCGGTAGCCGGTTCCCTTTCGGGAAAAGGCGAGAGCATTGAAAACATCTGGGGGCAATTCAAGGATAACGAAATGGTGCGGCAATGGATAGGAAGCTTGTCCCAGCAGCTCGTCAAGCGCCTGACCCAGGAGTTTTTGTCTTAAGCCGTCTTATCCTGCGACTGGTCCCGCGCGATCTGGAATTGATCGCGCCCCTGCTGCTTCGCGACGTAAAGCGCGGCATCAGAAAGGGACAGGAGCATTTCCGTGCTCATCTTGGTGACCGAGGGCTCGGTTGAGGCCACGCCCATGCTCAGGGTCACGAAGGGACTGACCTGCGACGCGGAATGTTCGATGCCCAGCTCGCGGATGGCTGAGCGGATGTTATTGCAAATGTTGGCAGCCTGCAGTGCGGTGGTGTGGGGAAGAACGATGGCAAATTCCTCGCCCCCGTAACGTGCGACAAGGTCACCTGGACGTTTCAGGGCGGATTTTACCGCTTGCGCCACTTTCTGCAGGCAGTGATCACCGCGCTGATGGCCATAGGTGTCGTTATACTGTTTGAAATAGTCGATGTCGCAGAGTATCAAAGCCAGATTCCCACCATTGCGGAACGCCCGCTTCCACTCCTGCTCTAAACTTTCATCAAAGCAGCGACGATTCGGAATCGCCGTCAGGCTGTCCAGTAAAGACATCTTCGCCAGGATTTGATTCAGATCAGAAAGCTGATGCGTGGCCTCCAGGAGTTCCTTCTCGCGGGCTTTTCGACGATCTATCTCATGCTTGAGTCGCAAGCAGGAGCGGACGCGAGCCCGGAGTTCGAATTCCTCGATCGGCTTGCTGACGAAATCCGTCGCGCCAAACGCAAAGGCCAGGGGCATTTTTTCGGCCCGCGAACCATCGGAGGTCGCGAGGATCGGAATATCCTGATAGAAAAGCATACTGCGGATGCGATCGACGAATTGCGCAAAGGCATCGCCATGGGAGATGTCGATGACGATCAGCTCAAGGCCGAAGATGGTGCGCAGGGCTTGCTCGCCAAGACCCAGAACATCCTGGGCTTCTTCCAGGCTGGCACAGAGTATGGTCTGATTGTATCCCCAACGGCCGAGCATCGCGGCACACTGTTCCAGTTCATGGCGGTTCGGATCAATGACAACAATCGACATTGCAAAACTCCCTCTGACACCGAGCTAATCCATAAGATCGGCAGGACCTTGCGGCAACTCAAGTCAGGCGTCCAAGTGGGTAAAAGTCCTCGCAGAGACTGGAAACTTTCGTAAAGTCATGGCAGTTTGCCAGAAGTCCCAAAGTGTCCCTGGAGGCCCTGTGCTGATCTGTGAGCAATTATCCAAAGATTACGGTGGCTTCCAGGCCGTCAAAAAATTGACGCTGAAGGTGGAGCGCGGAGAAATTTTCGGTTTTCTCGGCCTCAACGGCGCTGGCAAGACCAGCACGATCAAGATGCTGATGGGCCTTTTAGTTCCTTCCTCCGGTCATGCCACGATTGACGGGCTTGATACGCAGCGCGATCATGTGGCTGTCAAAAGTCGCGTCGGTTATCTGCCGGATCATCCGCATTTTCTGGATTATCTGCGCGGACGCGAACTCCTGACCTTCGTCGGCGAGATGCATGGGCTGCCTCCGCTCGAAGCGGAGCATCGGGCCCGCTATTGGCTGCGGCATTTAGGTTTGGAGGATGCGCAGGAGGACTTTGCCAGCAATTATTCCACGGGTATGAAAAAGCGTTTGGGACTTGCCTGCGCTCTGATTCGTGAGCCCAAGCTTCTGATCCTGGATGAACCCACCAATGGATTGGATCCTCGATCCGCGGTTCATGTCAGGGATTTGATCCTGGATTTCGCGGCCAGTGGACGCACGGTTTTGCTGTCGACGCATCTTTTGGATTTGGCGGAACGCATCTGTCATCGACTCGGTGTTCTGCATCACGGTCAGCTGGTGGCGGTGGGAACGCGGGATGAACTCGCGCCGGATGGAAGTCTGGAAGATAAATTCTTATCCCTGACAGCGGATCGACCATGAGCTGGCGCCGCATGTTCATCATACTCTGGCGGATGCAGATGCAGCGTGCGATCCATCGTATGGCCGCCTGGCCGTATCCTGGAGGCGTGCTGGGGGGCCTGCTGCTTTTGATGTTGATACTCACAGGCCTTGGTCTTGTGCTGGCGAGTTCCCTCGATCGGCTTTTGAATCCTGACGTCATGCGCGAGGCTTTGCAGAAGGCCACGGGGCTGACGTTTGATCTTTTGCGTTACACCCGCTATGAGGATGTGCCGGATCAGAGCGCGCGGCTTATGCTGATCTTTTTGCAGGGAACATGGCTCAGTGCGCTTTTCTTAAAATGGGGTCACTGGCAAAGTCTGGAGCACGATGCGGAATGGGAGTGGTTTGCGGATAAACCCTGGCCGCCTCTGACTCTCTTTGTGCAGCGCTGCCTGATCGCGAGTCTTTGGCCGCAGGTTTTTTCGCTGTTTTTGGCCACATTTTTTATCATGCTTGGACTGCGAAGAGGATACTCACCCCTGCACGCGGGAGCTGTGAGTCTGGCCCTGACACTGATGCTGCAGGCGCTGCTCGCGGCTCCGCGTTTGACCTGGGATCTTTGGTTGAAACAACGCTGGCCCGCCGCGCACGTCCGAACGTTTCGCGGACTCAGCGGGATCGTCGGTGCCGCGCTTTTGGTCATGAGCATTCAGGTCCTGGGACTCGATCAGACCTGGCTTCTCGTCTGGATAGGGGCGCATGGTCATCAGTTGGATCTGACGCCCGCAGGACTTGCCTTGTCAGCTTTGATCGTGAGTGATCAGGAAACGGCTCTGCGTTCCGCCCTTATGCTTGGACTCATGGTCTTCGGCACGCATATCGTTTGCCATGCGGTGGCCGCAAGGCTTTTGCAAAAACCCTGGGTGGGATTTCAGGGCTGGTTCGCCAGGGATCGGCAAACGTCCGTTCGTGGGCCTGGATTTTTGCTCTCGCTCTGGCACAGGCTTCATCCTTTGACGCGTCGGGATTTGATTCTGCTCCGCCGCGATCGGCATTTCATGCTGCAGATGCTGGTGGCGCCTTGGATTTTCGCGCTGCTGCCGCAGAGCCTGCCCCTGATGCCCGCGTCCTGGGTCTGGGCGATGGCCTTTGCTGTGGGAATACTTTTTCTGTGGTCGGCTGTGTTTTCCATACTTCCCATGGAAGGACAGAGTCTTTGGATGATCTTCACCTGGCCCCAGAGCCTCTTGAAATATTTGTGGCGGCGCCTTCAGTTTCAACTGGGTTTGACCGCGGTGTATACGCTTTTGGTATTGGTGCTTGGATTTGGACGTTTGGATTTTCGCGTCTTTGCTTTGGAAATCTGGCGCCTGCCTTATCTGATTCTTGGAATCTTTGCCTTATCCTGGCTCCTGACCGTGTTTGCCGTTCTGAGTTACGCACCCGCATCCCCAGAAGGGCGGCCACGGCTTATTTTGCAGTATGCCGCGCTGATTCCGGCAGGTTCTTACGGCTGGCTTTTTCTGGAGCCCGAGCCTTGGAAAAGTTTCTGTGGCCTTCTGGTTCTGGGTATGACGACAGGCTGGGCTTTGTGGTTCATGCAGCCCAGACTCGTGCGGATTCTGGATCAGCCGCTGGCGCCGAAAAAGAACCTGGCGCGGTCTGGCATTAGACTGTATTTCTTAAAGCTCATTACTCGTTAGATTGGAAACGCATGCGAAAAGTCCTTTTGGTTTGCCTTGATAATCTCGGCGATTTAATTTTCACCTCGGTCCTGGCCGAGGCCCTGCGTCAGGACCCCGATGTGGAACTGTCGCTCTGGTGCAAGGATTATACGGCGCGCATAGGTCACCTTCTTCCGGGCGTGCAGCAGGTTTTCGCAGCGGATCCTTTCTGGGACAAAGCACCAGGTCGCAAAAAAGGGTCACTTCGCATTTTCTTTCGCACCCTCCGCACCATACGAAAAAAACAGTTCGACCTGGCCTTGATTCCCAGCAGCTGCTGGCGGACGGCCTGGTTTTTACAGATGATCGGGATAAGGGAGCGCATCGGACTCAGCGGCGGCAAGAACAGGGTTTTCCTGAGTCGGGTGCTGCCGGC from the Oligoflexus sp. genome contains:
- a CDS encoding diguanylate cyclase domain-containing protein, translating into MSIVVIDPNRHELEQCAAMLGRWGYNQTILCASLEEAQDVLGLGEQALRTIFGLELIVIDISHGDAFAQFVDRIRSMLFYQDIPILATSDGSRAEKMPLAFAFGATDFVSKPIEEFELRARVRSCLRLKHEIDRRKAREKELLEATHQLSDLNQILAKMSLLDSLTAIPNRRCFDESLEQEWKRAFRNGGNLALILCDIDYFKQYNDTYGHQRGDHCLQKVAQAVKSALKRPGDLVARYGGEEFAIVLPHTTALQAANICNNIRSAIRELGIEHSASQVSPFVTLSMGVASTEPSVTKMSTEMLLSLSDAALYVAKQQGRDQFQIARDQSQDKTA
- a CDS encoding ABC transporter ATP-binding protein codes for the protein MLICEQLSKDYGGFQAVKKLTLKVERGEIFGFLGLNGAGKTSTIKMLMGLLVPSSGHATIDGLDTQRDHVAVKSRVGYLPDHPHFLDYLRGRELLTFVGEMHGLPPLEAEHRARYWLRHLGLEDAQEDFASNYSTGMKKRLGLACALIREPKLLILDEPTNGLDPRSAVHVRDLILDFAASGRTVLLSTHLLDLAERICHRLGVLHHGQLVAVGTRDELAPDGSLEDKFLSLTADRP